From Anaerolineae bacterium, one genomic window encodes:
- a CDS encoding corrinoid protein: MFDLTPLMEAVINGNAPKARELTSQALEAGVSPGVILQEGLIPGMAEVGRRFECREFYVPELLIAARAMHAALDILRPLLSASNEVKPLGKVIIGTVRGDLHDIGKNLVKMMLEGSGFEVKDLGIDVSPEKFVNAVKEEGCDIVAMSALLTTTMPNMKATIEALTEAGLREKVKIMIGGAPITQEYADQIGADGYGEDANQAVRVAKRLLGISLN, encoded by the coding sequence ATGTTTGATCTGACCCCATTGATGGAAGCTGTGATCAATGGCAACGCCCCCAAGGCAAGGGAGTTGACCAGCCAGGCTTTGGAAGCCGGCGTCTCTCCGGGTGTGATCCTGCAGGAGGGGCTGATTCCCGGTATGGCTGAAGTGGGCCGTCGCTTCGAGTGCCGGGAGTTCTACGTGCCAGAGCTCTTGATCGCCGCCCGGGCCATGCACGCTGCCCTCGACATCTTGCGGCCGTTGTTATCGGCCAGCAATGAAGTGAAGCCGCTGGGCAAGGTCATTATCGGCACCGTGCGCGGCGACCTGCACGATATCGGTAAGAACCTGGTCAAGATGATGCTCGAAGGCTCCGGCTTCGAGGTCAAGGACCTGGGCATTGATGTGTCACCCGAGAAGTTTGTGAACGCAGTGAAAGAGGAGGGGTGCGATATCGTCGCCATGTCGGCGCTGTTGACCACCACCATGCCCAACATGAAGGCCACTATTGAGGCATTGACCGAGGCGGGCTTACGTGAGAAGGTGAAGATCATGATTGGCGGCGCGCCCATCACGCAGGAGTATGCCGATCAGATCGGCGCCGATGGATACGGAGAGGATGCAAATCAGGCCGTGCGCGTAGCCAAACGGCTCCTGGGCATCTCGCTCAACTGA
- a CDS encoding sugar phosphate isomerase/epimerase, which translates to MRFSAVPVIFFKPMVLDRTMTLEDWFPLAASLGLDGTEIHDRSLDSFEPAYLDHIGQELAKHGLRVSQLVSASDFTHPDPQVRARELEVTKRNIDAAARLGATCVRVTAGQAHPGVSREQGVAWAVEGLRAAVAYAELRGVWVAYEDHYKDYFWERPDFSQRSEVFLEIVDRLRDTPLKINFDFGNPVMIGENPLVLLQQVVDRVVHVHCSDRLPGEYPHRIAGEGAVDFEAGFRILYKAGYDGWLSSEYNGTQGIEGLRRSLDYLRRTWAAVAKDD; encoded by the coding sequence ATGCGCTTCAGCGCAGTTCCCGTGATCTTCTTTAAGCCGATGGTCTTGGATCGCACCATGACGTTGGAGGATTGGTTTCCTCTGGCAGCTTCGTTAGGCCTGGACGGCACGGAGATCCACGATCGGTCGTTGGACTCATTTGAGCCGGCGTACTTGGATCACATCGGCCAGGAGCTAGCAAAACATGGCCTAAGGGTCTCGCAACTAGTGAGCGCTTCCGACTTTACGCACCCCGATCCGCAGGTGCGGGCGCGCGAGCTTGAGGTCACCAAGCGAAACATTGATGCAGCCGCTCGCCTGGGCGCAACCTGTGTGCGCGTCACTGCAGGGCAGGCTCACCCCGGCGTCTCGCGTGAGCAAGGAGTGGCCTGGGCGGTGGAGGGATTGCGGGCGGCCGTAGCGTACGCCGAGCTGCGCGGCGTCTGGGTGGCTTATGAGGACCACTACAAGGATTACTTCTGGGAGCGCCCGGACTTCTCCCAGCGGAGCGAGGTCTTTCTGGAGATCGTGGATCGGCTGAGGGATACGCCGCTCAAAATCAACTTCGACTTCGGGAACCCCGTGATGATCGGCGAGAATCCGTTGGTGTTATTGCAGCAGGTGGTGGATCGAGTGGTGCACGTGCACTGCAGCGATCGCCTCCCAGGCGAGTATCCTCATCGGATCGCGGGCGAGGGCGCAGTAGATTTTGAGGCTGGTTTCCGTATCTTGTATAAGGCGGGATATGACGGCTGGCTGTCCAGCGAATACAATGGCACTCAGGGAATAGAAGGATTGCGGCGTTCGCTCGATTACCTGCGTCGCACGTGGGCTGCGGTTGCAAAGGATGATTAG
- a CDS encoding SCO1664 family protein, with product MFQVFSAMAETGQAIDRSGAGELRAVEIGQVLALLREGEIELRGLLPWGSNYTFLVTVRCPDLAVLAVYKPQRGEAPLWDFPSGTLCLREMASYLVSQMLGWPLIPPTVLRDGPHGLGTVQMYIDCDREANYFTFHEERRRDLLPIALFDLIANNADRKGGHCLLGRDGRIWAVDHGLTFHVQRKLRTVIWDFQGQSIPARYLRDLQALRDRLCAGGEERQVLEQLLSDEEIRAFILRIEHLLRVRRFPEPGPGRHYPWPPV from the coding sequence GTGTTCCAGGTGTTCAGCGCGATGGCAGAGACAGGTCAGGCCATAGACCGATCGGGAGCAGGTGAGCTGCGAGCTGTCGAGATCGGCCAGGTGCTTGCGCTGTTGCGCGAAGGGGAGATCGAACTGCGCGGGTTGCTCCCATGGGGCTCCAATTACACGTTCTTGGTCACAGTGAGATGCCCTGACCTGGCCGTACTCGCCGTTTACAAGCCGCAGCGCGGGGAAGCCCCGTTGTGGGACTTCCCATCGGGGACGCTGTGTCTGCGTGAGATGGCCTCTTATTTGGTCAGCCAGATGTTGGGTTGGCCGCTGATCCCTCCAACAGTGCTGCGAGATGGGCCGCATGGCCTGGGCACCGTGCAGATGTACATTGACTGCGATCGGGAGGCCAACTATTTCACCTTTCACGAGGAGCGCCGGCGCGACCTGTTGCCTATCGCCCTTTTTGACCTAATCGCCAACAACGCCGATCGAAAGGGAGGACATTGCCTGTTGGGGCGTGATGGGCGCATCTGGGCAGTAGATCATGGCCTGACCTTTCACGTCCAGCGCAAGTTACGCACGGTGATCTGGGATTTCCAAGGACAATCCATCCCCGCCCGCTATCTGCGCGATCTGCAGGCGTTGCGGGATCGCCTGTGCGCAGGTGGAGAAGAACGCCAGGTATTGGAGCAGCTCCTAAGCGACGAGGAGATTCGCGCCTTTATCCTGCGCATCGAGCACCTGCTGCGGGTCAGGCGGTTTCCAGAACCCGGGCCTGGGCGTCACTATCCATGGCCGCCGGTGTGA
- the galK gene encoding galactokinase — MDADWGARLAEIYGAEAVASQWARYRSALALFRAAYGPGPVVVCRCPGRVNLIGEHTDYNQGFCLPTSLDRDLLVLARPRRDQVVSLINSEPDLFPPRRFALSESIPSGPAGDWGNYGRGAGQKLWRTFGPLRGFDGLIVGQAPHGVPRGAGVSSSTALTVALAIALAYINGLEVPLDQFAQLCSEAEWYVGTRGGVLDQFATLLGRQGHALFLDCQPRVSPNGIRTFCTEPVPLLDGYALILADSRVRHRHTTGGYNVRVAEGRLGAACLAVHFSGVRTLRDVQMQPWDVLAPHLPEVTTLDELTAMGMDTGRWLGDLQVPKDMPLKLRARCRHVHSENRRVLSSVAAWRQGDARAVGELLNQAHVSLRDDYEVSCPEIEVLRELILAVDGVLGARLVGGGWGGCVVALAEAGCEEAFIKHVAPAYERATGLSPEIFVCRTSAGAGVVTVIEC, encoded by the coding sequence ATGGATGCGGATTGGGGAGCGCGCCTGGCCGAGATCTATGGCGCTGAAGCGGTGGCATCGCAGTGGGCTCGCTACCGGTCGGCGCTGGCCCTCTTTCGCGCTGCCTATGGCCCGGGTCCGGTCGTCGTGTGCCGTTGCCCGGGCCGGGTCAACCTGATCGGCGAACACACGGACTACAACCAGGGGTTTTGTCTGCCGACGTCCCTCGATCGCGACTTGTTGGTCCTGGCGCGGCCGCGGCGGGATCAGGTGGTCTCGCTGATCAACAGCGAGCCGGACCTGTTCCCGCCGCGCCGCTTCGCCTTGAGTGAGAGCATCCCATCGGGACCAGCGGGGGATTGGGGGAATTACGGGCGCGGTGCCGGCCAGAAGCTATGGCGAACCTTCGGCCCGCTGCGCGGGTTCGATGGCCTGATAGTGGGTCAGGCCCCCCATGGGGTGCCGCGCGGCGCAGGGGTCAGTTCCTCGACGGCGTTGACAGTGGCCCTGGCCATCGCGCTGGCGTACATCAATGGACTGGAGGTGCCTCTAGATCAGTTCGCACAGCTCTGCAGCGAGGCCGAGTGGTACGTGGGCACGCGCGGCGGCGTGCTGGATCAGTTTGCCACGCTCCTGGGGCGTCAGGGCCACGCGCTTTTCCTAGATTGCCAGCCGCGTGTGAGCCCCAACGGAATACGCACCTTTTGCACCGAGCCGGTACCCCTGCTAGATGGCTACGCGCTGATCTTGGCGGATAGCCGGGTACGACATCGGCACACGACGGGCGGGTACAACGTGCGCGTGGCCGAGGGGCGGCTGGGAGCTGCTTGCCTGGCAGTGCATTTCTCTGGTGTTCGCACGCTGCGCGACGTGCAGATGCAGCCCTGGGACGTATTAGCTCCTCATTTGCCTGAGGTGACCACGCTGGACGAGCTTACGGCGATGGGCATGGACACCGGGCGTTGGCTGGGCGATCTTCAGGTGCCCAAGGACATGCCGCTCAAGCTACGGGCGCGCTGTCGTCACGTCCACAGCGAGAATCGACGCGTGCTGAGTAGCGTGGCCGCCTGGCGGCAGGGAGATGCCCGAGCTGTTGGGGAGCTGTTAAACCAGGCACATGTGAGCCTGCGCGATGACTACGAGGTGAGCTGCCCCGAGATCGAGGTGTTGCGAGAGCTAATCCTGGCGGTAGATGGCGTGTTGGGTGCACGCCTGGTGGGAGGCGGCTGGGGAGGCTGCGTTGTAGCCCTAGCTGAGGCCGGCTGCGAAGAGGCCTTCATCAAGCATGTGGCGCCTGCGTATGAGCGGGCAACAGGCCTGTCCCCTGAGATCTTCGTTTGCCGCACCTCGGCTGGGGCCGGTGTGGTAACGGTGATTGAATGCTGA
- a CDS encoding nickel-dependent lactate racemase, giving the protein MPANHILRESLGHITLPVMYPARLLFPAPEVRDLVAAVYEAFQTGGILDRVWPGMRVAVGVGSRGVARISELARTVVDILRRVGAEPFVIPAMGSHGGATAEGQRQVLADLGVTEESVGAPIVSSMEVVELDHLPQGVPICMDRHAYEADGTILINRIKPHTDFHGPIESGLAKMCVIGLGKVRTAEAIHARGPNGLRDLIPPAARIVVERGRILGGLATIENAYHGVAEVVGVPAEEIAGPVEQALLARARELMPALPFDHLDVLVVDEMGKDISGAGMDTNIIGRMLLPGVPEPERPQINAIVVLGLTEATHGNAVGLGLADVTTERLLSQVDWRITYVNGLTAGIMSLWRGKLPWVAPDDRTAIQLALRLCGRPDPENAQVMRIRNTLALDQVWISSSLVDAARRMPNVAVADSPVEWAFDAAGYLASM; this is encoded by the coding sequence ATGCCTGCCAATCACATCCTGCGCGAGTCACTCGGCCACATCACCTTACCGGTGATGTATCCGGCGCGCCTGCTTTTCCCAGCGCCAGAGGTGCGCGATCTGGTGGCCGCGGTTTATGAGGCATTCCAGACGGGAGGCATCCTGGATCGCGTGTGGCCGGGCATGCGGGTGGCGGTGGGCGTTGGCAGCCGCGGCGTAGCACGCATTTCAGAGTTGGCCCGCACAGTGGTGGACATCCTGCGCCGGGTCGGTGCTGAGCCATTTGTGATCCCGGCCATGGGCAGCCACGGAGGCGCTACGGCCGAAGGCCAACGGCAGGTGTTGGCCGATCTAGGGGTGACCGAGGAAAGCGTAGGCGCGCCGATCGTGTCCAGCATGGAGGTGGTGGAGCTAGACCATCTGCCCCAGGGCGTGCCGATCTGCATGGATCGCCATGCCTATGAAGCGGATGGTACCATCCTGATCAATCGCATCAAGCCCCACACCGACTTTCACGGCCCCATCGAAAGCGGCCTGGCTAAGATGTGCGTCATCGGGCTGGGTAAGGTGCGCACAGCGGAGGCCATTCACGCACGCGGCCCTAATGGCTTGCGCGATCTGATCCCTCCGGCCGCGCGCATCGTGGTGGAACGAGGTCGGATCCTCGGCGGCCTTGCGACTATCGAGAACGCCTATCACGGGGTGGCTGAAGTGGTGGGGGTCCCTGCGGAGGAGATCGCCGGCCCGGTCGAACAGGCGTTGCTGGCCCGGGCCCGGGAACTGATGCCTGCGCTGCCGTTTGATCACCTCGATGTGCTGGTAGTAGACGAGATGGGGAAGGACATCAGCGGCGCCGGGATGGATACCAACATCATCGGCCGCATGTTGTTGCCTGGCGTCCCCGAGCCAGAGCGCCCACAGATCAACGCGATCGTCGTCTTGGGTCTGACCGAGGCCACCCATGGCAACGCTGTGGGGCTGGGATTGGCCGATGTCACTACCGAGCGTTTACTGAGCCAGGTGGACTGGCGGATCACCTATGTCAACGGGTTGACGGCGGGCATCATGTCCCTCTGGCGTGGCAAGCTGCCTTGGGTGGCTCCTGACGACCGCACTGCGATCCAGTTGGCGCTGCGGTTATGTGGCCGGCCCGATCCTGAGAACGCCCAGGTGATGCGCATCCGCAACACGCTGGCATTGGACCAGGTATGGATCTCTAGTTCACTAGTGGACGCGGCCCGGAGGATGCCCAACGTCGCGGTAGCGGATAGCCCAGTGGAATGGGCTTTTGACGCGGCCGGCTACCTGGCCTCCATGTAA
- a CDS encoding ROK family protein, with protein sequence MSAWVIGIDLGGSKTEIGLVSPGDRILARERFPTEDQRGPEAVVERIAQGVEQLQAALPPGERAAAVGICTPGPVDHLSGLVLDPPNLPGLHHIPLASLLSQRLGVPVRLEHDAKATALGEYYFGAGRGERSMVYIIVGTGVGAAIIAEGQLYRGMHNSAGEFGHTMLDRHGPLCTCGSRGCVETFLSGPWLARRYVAAQLQCPPSLEIDGGLTGQDVAALARQGDELAQRVIAEAGEALGIAIATLAMILDIECYVIGGSVARCGELLLEPARRAVPLHAFRSVSKRVRILGNQLDTDAALLGCAWLARQALKS encoded by the coding sequence ATGAGCGCGTGGGTGATCGGGATTGACCTGGGCGGTTCCAAGACGGAGATCGGGCTAGTCTCACCTGGTGATCGTATCCTGGCACGCGAACGGTTCCCCACGGAGGACCAGCGGGGACCTGAGGCCGTCGTCGAGCGCATCGCCCAGGGCGTGGAGCAGCTACAGGCCGCGTTGCCCCCAGGTGAGCGGGCGGCGGCCGTGGGGATCTGTACCCCCGGCCCAGTGGATCACCTCAGCGGCCTGGTGCTGGACCCGCCCAATCTGCCCGGCTTGCACCACATCCCATTGGCCTCGCTGTTAAGCCAACGCCTGGGCGTGCCTGTGAGGTTGGAACACGACGCCAAGGCTACTGCGCTAGGGGAGTATTATTTCGGCGCCGGCCGCGGTGAGCGCAGCATGGTTTACATCATTGTGGGGACAGGCGTGGGCGCTGCCATCATCGCCGAGGGCCAGCTCTATCGCGGGATGCACAACTCGGCGGGCGAGTTCGGCCACACCATGCTGGACCGTCATGGACCGCTCTGCACCTGCGGATCGCGCGGCTGCGTGGAGACCTTCTTAAGCGGGCCCTGGCTGGCGCGGCGCTATGTGGCTGCCCAATTGCAGTGTCCTCCCTCGCTAGAGATAGATGGCGGGCTGACCGGCCAGGATGTGGCGGCATTGGCCCGCCAGGGGGACGAGCTAGCGCAGAGGGTCATCGCTGAAGCCGGCGAGGCACTGGGGATCGCAATCGCCACCCTGGCCATGATTCTAGACATCGAGTGCTACGTGATCGGGGGATCGGTAGCCCGGTGCGGAGAGCTGCTCTTGGAGCCGGCGCGGCGCGCAGTTCCTCTACATGCGTTCCGCTCGGTGAGCAAGCGCGTGCGCATCCTCGGTAATCAGCTTGACACGGACGCGGCCCTCTTGGGCTGTGCATGGTTGGCTCGGCAGGCATTGAAGAGCTGA
- a CDS encoding zinc-binding dehydrogenase, translating to MQALVNYSDQPGSVELRELPEPQPERGQVLVRVRAVGVCGSDLHQWHGPVSWRVNYPVVLGHEFAGSVAAVGPDVSTWRVGDPVACETAAEVCGECVYCRTGQYNVCPQRKGFGYGVDGAMATYVVVRQELLHRIPDGVTFEEAALAEPAAVAFNAVVEKSRPRPGDLIVVLGPGPIGLMALQVARLFSPACLVMVGLTRDKARLELARRLGADRIVIADREDPVQAVRELGDGLGADLVIDAVGVQETLRQSLEIVRPNGQITKIGWGREPIGFSLDPLIAKAATLQGTFSHTWPTWERVLRLMALGRIDARSISETFPLSDWRTAFERMDSLAIAKAVLLP from the coding sequence ATGCAAGCTCTGGTCAATTACAGCGATCAGCCAGGCAGCGTAGAGCTACGGGAACTCCCTGAGCCGCAGCCAGAGCGCGGCCAGGTGCTCGTGCGCGTCCGGGCTGTGGGCGTATGTGGGAGCGACCTCCATCAGTGGCATGGACCAGTAAGCTGGCGAGTGAATTACCCAGTAGTGTTAGGGCACGAGTTCGCCGGAAGTGTGGCAGCGGTGGGGCCGGACGTGTCCACCTGGCGCGTGGGTGACCCCGTGGCCTGTGAGACAGCAGCCGAGGTCTGCGGGGAGTGCGTGTACTGCCGCACTGGCCAGTACAACGTATGTCCCCAGCGGAAGGGGTTCGGCTATGGCGTCGATGGCGCGATGGCCACCTATGTCGTCGTCCGCCAGGAGCTGCTACATCGGATCCCGGACGGCGTCACGTTTGAAGAAGCCGCCTTGGCCGAGCCGGCCGCAGTGGCCTTTAACGCCGTCGTCGAGAAGTCTCGCCCGCGTCCGGGCGATCTGATCGTCGTCCTGGGGCCAGGCCCCATCGGCCTGATGGCGCTCCAGGTGGCGCGGCTGTTCAGCCCGGCATGTCTGGTCATGGTAGGGCTGACGCGAGACAAAGCGCGGCTGGAGCTGGCGCGCCGGTTGGGCGCTGATCGGATCGTCATCGCTGACCGCGAGGACCCAGTGCAGGCGGTGCGCGAGCTTGGTGATGGGTTGGGAGCGGACTTGGTGATCGACGCAGTGGGAGTTCAGGAGACGCTGCGCCAGAGCCTGGAGATAGTACGGCCCAACGGTCAGATCACCAAGATCGGCTGGGGGCGGGAGCCGATCGGCTTCAGCCTGGACCCGCTTATCGCCAAGGCGGCGACCCTGCAAGGGACATTCAGCCACACCTGGCCAACCTGGGAGCGCGTTCTGCGGTTAATGGCGCTCGGCCGGATTGACGCTCGCTCGATCAGCGAGACTTTCCCCCTGTCGGATTGGCGAACCGCCTTTGAGCGCATGGATAGCTTGGCCATTGCCAAAGCTGTGCTGCTGCCCTGA
- the xylB gene encoding xylulokinase — MGYLLGIDVGTTGTRAILVDPATGDVVAGATEEYPLYTPQPQWAEQEPADWWRATCDAVKAALAKAGIKPDDVQGVGLSGQMHGVVLLDKDDQVLRSSIIWCDQRSQAQCDWITDRVGAERLIELTSNPALTGFSAPKLLWVRDHQPDIYARARTFLLPKDFIRFKLTGEKATEVSDASGTLLLDVTHRRWSQEMLEALEIDPSMLPRVYESPEVTGYVTAEAAALTGLKQGTPVVGGGGDQAAGAVGNGIVRSGVLSCTVGSSGVVFAYMAEPKRDPRGRVHTFCHAVPGAWHVMGVTQGAGLSLRWFRDQFGGLERVLAAYLGADPYEILIEEARRAPVGCEGLIFLPYLMGERTPHLDADAKGVFFGLTARHTRNDMIRSILEGVAYSLRDSFEILREMQVPIEQVRASGGGARSELWRQIQADVYNTPLVTINTTEGPAYGVALLAGVGTGVWKTVPEACDATIKITGKTTPNPEHVKVYDAYYQVYRGLYSKLKPAYDQVAAVIRHYAG; from the coding sequence ATGGGATATCTGCTGGGCATCGACGTCGGAACCACTGGTACGCGTGCCATCCTGGTGGACCCGGCCACCGGGGATGTGGTGGCCGGCGCAACGGAGGAGTATCCCCTGTATACGCCTCAACCGCAATGGGCCGAACAGGAACCGGCGGATTGGTGGCGAGCTACCTGTGACGCAGTGAAGGCTGCACTGGCCAAGGCCGGCATCAAGCCAGATGACGTGCAGGGCGTGGGCCTCTCCGGCCAGATGCATGGCGTAGTGTTATTGGACAAAGACGACCAGGTCTTACGTTCCTCGATCATCTGGTGCGATCAGCGCAGCCAGGCCCAATGCGATTGGATCACCGACCGAGTGGGAGCTGAGCGGTTGATCGAGCTGACCAGCAACCCGGCGTTAACCGGTTTCAGCGCCCCCAAGCTGCTGTGGGTGCGCGATCATCAACCTGACATCTACGCCAGAGCGCGTACCTTCCTCTTGCCCAAGGACTTTATCCGCTTCAAGCTCACCGGCGAGAAGGCCACCGAAGTCTCGGATGCCTCTGGCACATTGCTCCTGGATGTGACTCACCGGCGCTGGTCGCAGGAGATGCTGGAGGCGCTCGAGATAGACCCTTCGATGTTGCCAAGGGTGTATGAATCGCCAGAAGTAACGGGATACGTGACCGCCGAGGCGGCCGCGCTCACCGGGCTAAAACAAGGCACCCCTGTGGTTGGGGGGGGCGGCGACCAGGCTGCCGGCGCGGTAGGCAATGGCATCGTGCGGTCCGGGGTGTTGTCTTGTACAGTGGGTAGTTCCGGCGTCGTCTTCGCTTACATGGCGGAACCCAAACGCGATCCACGCGGGCGAGTGCACACCTTCTGCCACGCGGTGCCAGGCGCGTGGCATGTGATGGGCGTTACCCAAGGGGCGGGGCTCTCCCTGCGCTGGTTCCGCGATCAATTCGGCGGCCTTGAGCGCGTCCTGGCGGCTTACTTAGGGGCTGATCCCTACGAGATCCTGATCGAAGAGGCGCGGCGAGCTCCTGTGGGCTGTGAGGGACTGATCTTTCTACCCTATCTGATGGGAGAGCGCACGCCGCATCTCGACGCGGATGCCAAAGGGGTCTTCTTCGGCTTGACAGCGCGCCACACCCGAAACGACATGATCCGCTCGATCCTGGAAGGGGTTGCCTACAGCCTCCGCGACTCTTTCGAGATCTTGCGAGAGATGCAGGTGCCTATCGAGCAGGTGCGTGCCTCGGGCGGCGGGGCTCGTTCCGAGCTTTGGCGGCAGATCCAGGCAGATGTCTACAACACGCCGTTAGTGACGATCAACACAACCGAAGGGCCGGCCTATGGGGTGGCGTTGCTGGCGGGGGTGGGCACCGGTGTTTGGAAAACCGTTCCTGAAGCCTGCGATGCTACCATTAAGATCACCGGTAAAACCACACCCAACCCGGAGCACGTGAAGGTGTATGACGCCTACTATCAGGTGTATCGCGGGCTGTACAGCAAGCTGAAGCCAGCTTATGATCAAGTGGCAGCTGTGATCCGCCACTATGCCGGATAA
- a CDS encoding sugar phosphate isomerase/epimerase: MWRLSIITDEVTHDFRRALDWVQAQGLRWVELRSVNRRNLVDLTDEEMQTIRRELDGRGLKTICIASPYLKCSLYEDAPADRGDTFFSQANDYASHRAILQRALTAAHIFGTDRVRIFSFWKEPAPAPQMWDLIAERLRESVAVAEEAGVTLAMETEPAVNAATGRQVRALIDQVSSSALRAVWDPGNVVWAGDDPIADYPYLRGAIVHVHLKDAILTAEGKAVPAILGEGQVGYPRPLELLQADGWEGGVSLEPHMGMIAPEERWAEGCRRCLVNLRGWLDELGIPYE, translated from the coding sequence ATGTGGCGATTGTCCATTATCACCGATGAGGTGACGCACGATTTTCGGCGGGCGCTAGATTGGGTACAGGCTCAGGGCTTGCGTTGGGTGGAGCTGCGCTCCGTCAACCGCCGCAACCTGGTAGACCTGACAGACGAGGAGATGCAGACGATCCGGCGAGAGCTAGACGGCCGCGGGCTCAAAACCATTTGCATTGCCTCGCCGTATCTGAAGTGCTCTCTGTACGAGGACGCGCCGGCCGATCGAGGGGACACGTTTTTCAGCCAAGCTAATGATTACGCCAGTCATCGCGCGATCCTGCAGCGCGCCCTCACGGCCGCCCATATCTTCGGCACGGATCGAGTGCGCATCTTCAGCTTCTGGAAGGAGCCCGCGCCGGCGCCGCAGATGTGGGATCTGATCGCCGAGCGGCTTCGAGAGTCGGTAGCTGTGGCGGAGGAGGCCGGCGTGACGCTGGCCATGGAGACGGAGCCTGCTGTGAACGCGGCCACCGGCCGGCAGGTGCGCGCCCTGATCGACCAAGTTTCATCCTCTGCGCTGCGGGCGGTCTGGGATCCCGGCAACGTCGTCTGGGCCGGTGATGACCCGATTGCTGACTACCCATACTTGCGCGGGGCCATCGTTCACGTGCACCTGAAGGACGCGATCCTGACCGCAGAAGGAAAGGCCGTGCCGGCCATCTTAGGCGAGGGCCAGGTGGGCTATCCCAGGCCACTGGAGCTGCTCCAGGCTGACGGCTGGGAGGGAGGGGTATCACTAGAGCCGCACATGGGTATGATAGCTCCTGAAGAGCGCTGGGCGGAAGGGTGTCGCCGTTGTTTGGTGAACCTGCGCGGCTGGCTGGACGAGTTGGGCATCCCATACGAATGA
- a CDS encoding Gfo/Idh/MocA family oxidoreductase, with protein MLNGASRKEREIGIALIGAGNIASLQARAIAEIVRARLRVVYATRPERARQLATAYGADWTTDLQEAVTRDDVQLVSVCTPSGAHLEPAMAAARAGKHVLVEKPLEVTLDRADRIIEACRQAGVLLGCVFQSRLKEGVRYAREALAAGRLGRLTLADAYVKWYRPASYYMQGGWRGTWALDGGGALMNQSIHTVDLLQYLAGPVASVYARAATLVHAIEAEDTAVAVLSFANGALGVIEGTTTAYPGSPARIELHGDRGTIVLTEGQVTRWDVDGATGEERTRVMVEALGGTGAADPLAIGYEGHRRQIADMVDAILTGRPPLIDGAEGRKAVEIIRAIYRSAQIGQPVTLPLIE; from the coding sequence ATGCTGAACGGGGCGAGCCGGAAAGAACGGGAGATCGGGATCGCTTTGATCGGGGCGGGCAACATCGCCAGCCTTCAAGCGCGCGCGATCGCCGAGATCGTTCGCGCGCGCCTGCGGGTGGTGTATGCCACCCGACCGGAAAGGGCCAGGCAACTGGCGACGGCCTACGGCGCGGACTGGACGACGGATCTGCAAGAGGCGGTGACCCGGGATGATGTCCAGCTCGTGTCGGTGTGCACGCCCAGTGGGGCACATCTGGAGCCGGCGATGGCTGCGGCGAGGGCGGGCAAGCACGTGCTGGTGGAAAAGCCGCTGGAGGTCACCTTGGACCGGGCAGATCGCATCATCGAGGCATGTCGTCAGGCTGGCGTCCTCCTGGGTTGCGTCTTTCAGAGCCGATTGAAAGAGGGAGTTCGCTACGCGCGTGAGGCATTGGCAGCGGGCCGATTGGGCCGCCTGACCCTGGCCGATGCCTATGTCAAGTGGTATAGGCCAGCGTCTTACTACATGCAGGGCGGATGGCGTGGCACCTGGGCGCTGGATGGTGGCGGCGCGCTCATGAACCAGTCTATCCATACGGTGGACCTATTGCAATATCTGGCGGGTCCAGTGGCCAGCGTGTACGCTCGCGCCGCCACGCTGGTCCATGCTATTGAGGCAGAAGACACAGCCGTGGCCGTTCTCTCCTTTGCCAACGGGGCTTTAGGCGTTATCGAGGGGACGACGACAGCGTACCCAGGCTCGCCAGCTCGCATCGAGCTTCATGGCGATCGCGGGACGATCGTTTTGACCGAGGGACAGGTGACCCGTTGGGACGTGGATGGGGCCACCGGCGAGGAGCGAACGCGGGTGATGGTCGAGGCGTTGGGAGGGACTGGAGCAGCCGATCCTCTTGCTATCGGCTATGAGGGCCACCGACGCCAAATCGCCGATATGGTGGACGCCATCTTGACTGGCCGTCCGCCGCTCATTGACGGGGCCGAGGGACGCAAGGCTGTGGAGATCATCCGGGCCATTTACCGGTCCGCCCAGATAGGCCAACCAGTGACGTTGCCGCTGATCGAATAG